Within Desulfobacterales bacterium, the genomic segment AGCCGCCAGTTTTTCCGACTGCAGGAGTTGCTCCTGGGTTCTACGCAAAGCGCGCTCCATTTCGAGGCGCTCTTTCAAGTCAACAAATGAGCCCACCGTTGCAATCTCCTTGCCGCTGGCATCGTATATAATGGCGGCTGACAGATTGCCTTCGATAACTTCCCCATCCTGGCGCATATAGACCATCGGGAATGCATTCAGGCGCCCAACACCGCCATTTTCCGGGCTTCTGAGCATCTGCATGACTTTGCGGGCCATCTCATCCGGATATATCTTTTGGATATTCATCTTGCCGATCACATCGGTTGCCTTATAGCCGATGCTTTCCTCGGCCGCGCGGTTCCAAATCAGAATATTGCCCTTCATATCCGTTGCCGTGATGGCATTGGGTGAGCTTTGAATGATCTTATTGATAAAATCATGGGCTTCCTTGAGCTGACGTTCCATCAATTTTCTTTGGGTAATATCGATATTGAGCCCTTCGTATCCAATTACATTTCCTTGCTGATCATAGCGAACATGGCCGGTGAGCAGCACCGGGATCGTGCTGCCATCTTTGCGTTTAAATTCGACTTCCCAATCGATCACGCGACCATCGTGTTCGATCATTTTTTTGAATTTCTGACGCTCTTCCGGTTTTACATAAAGATCGTTGGCGATATCGATATTTAAAAATTCATCTTTGTTATCATAACCGAGCATATCCAAAAGGGCATGGTTGGCGTTCAAAAATTTGCCTTCTTTGCTGCTGATGAAAACACCGCAGGCTACATGCTCAAACAGATTTGCAAAATCGGCCTCAGAAGCCCGCAGCTTTTCTTCGCGCCTTTTCCTTTCAGTGATGTCACGATAAATACTGAGTTTCAATAACGTGCCGTCTTCATTCTCGAAAGGGATCTCAGTCATAAAATAGGTTTTGTCAACCAGCGGGACATAGACTTCGCGGCTAATATTTTTGCCTTTAAAGACCTCATCAGAAACGCACCACGGACATTTTTCATCCGTTTGATTGATGACATCGTGGCATTTTTTACCGGTACCGTCACCAAATTGGGCAATCATAGCGCTGTTCATATATTCGACCACCAGGTCCTGGTTCATCACATATATGCCGTCTTCAAATGCCTCCAAAATTGCCGTTGACATTTTAATGCTTTTGTCCATATGTCCTGACCTTCATAAAGATTGTTGCCTGTCAATTTACCATAAACGTTTCAGCTCGGCTTGTCGAGATGAAATCTGTTGTATGGTCCGTCATAAAAACATTCGGCATTTCAATATTCAGCCTGGTTGACGTCAATAGATTTGTATCTATTTTATACAGTAATACTTTTCTGGTTCCTGGCTTCTTGCTACTGGCCTTTAGTAGGTGTCAGGTTTTCAGAGGACAGAAGTCAGAAGACAAATGACGGATGAATGCAATAGCAAGATGATGCAACATAAATGTCTTCTGCCCTCTGATATCTGTCGTCTGTCATCTGTTTACTGACCATTTAGCGACCAAAGGCTGACTGGTTTTTTCCAGGATAAACTGTCATTGAAGCGAATATTTGACGAATTGTAATAATGAAATGAGGAGGTAGCGTTATGGGAAAAAGGATTGCCGATATTCTTGACATTGCCATAAAGCGGGAAGAGGAGGCCTATGAATTTTATATGGACATTCATTCCAAGGTTGACGATGCGAGTGTTAAAAGCACATTGGAATTTATGGCGGGTGAAGAAAAGAAGCACAAGGCCTTTCTGATCAGCTATCGCGATGGTCATTTCGGCGATAAAGGTCTGCGCATGAGTGATGTTGTTGATTATAAAATTGCAGAATATCTTGAGGAACCGGAGATTAGTGAAGATTCCAAGCCTGAGGATGTCTATCTGGTGGCCTCCCATCGGGAAGCCAGATCCCATCAGTTTTATACCGAATTGGCCAACTTGCATGCCGAAGGCGAGCCCCGCCAAATGCTGCTTAAAATGGCCAACGAGGAGTTGAAGCACAAAGAAAAGGCGGAATATTTGTATTCCAATACGGCGTTTCCGCAAACATCGGGCGGGTAATTCAATCGGTTCCGGGTTCAGAGGTTCAAGGTTCAGGGTTACTGCATTTAACTGCCGCCTAAAATTTTATAACTTTCAAGATCTGATTTTCTAAAGGTCACCATCCAACCTTTGAACCTTTGAACGCTGAACCTTGATTACGCGTCTATGGGAATTGTGGTTACCGGAACCGGAGAATTTTTAACAACCTTTTCTGTCACACTGCCGAAACGATAGTTGCCTTTCTCCCCATGACTGGCCATCACCACCATATCAACCTTTTCTTTCTCGATCAGTTTTAGAATCTCCTGCGCCGGGTCACCGATAGCGATATGCTTGATATACAGCGGGCAGCCATCCAGATATTTTTCACAGACCTGTTCCAGCCTTTTGGTGCCTGATTTTTCGGCAAATTCCATCAATTTGTCCACATGCGTGCGATCAAAATCACCGTACCAGGATTCATGGTGGGCAATATCCTCAATTACATACAGGACATGGATCTCGGCCTGATATTTTTGGGTCAACGAGGTTACATAGGGCAATGCCTTTTCTGAGCTGCTCGAAAAATCTGTCGGCCAGAGAACTTTGGTTACTTCCATGTGCATCCCTCCTTTAGTTGCGGTCCGAACAGTTAACAATCAAATGACTAATCTATAATACGAATTTTATTCAGCTTGTAAACACTGAAAAATGATAATCAGTATAATCTATCAGGGGCCGTTCAGCCTCGTCGATAATGCGCTAAATGAGTTCGATGATTTTTCTTGACGTATATTCACCGGTATCGGCCAGTGCATCTGTTGGTAAAAAATCGGACGCATTATAAGAATAAAGACAGGTCACTGCCGCCGGAAAATCATCATCAGCACAATAAAAGATGTAATTTAAAGCAATCTTAGGCAACGGATAAACGGTAAATGAAAAATCACCGGCATCTGCATGGGTCCCCTGTGAGCCATTGAATTGCTGAGTGATCCGATTCGCTGCCTGTTCGATTTTATCGATATGGTCGACGAGAAGCCGTTCGGTATTCGACGCAAAAGCCCCCACATACGGCATGCTGTCAGGCATTTCCCGAAATGCTCTAAACGGGGCCAGTTGACAAGCAACCTCAGAGGCCTGCAGTGCATATAAGGATATCACGATTCCCGCAGGACCAAATTCCGCCTTATCTCCTAATTGGATATCTTGCGGCGATATGCGGCAGTTTTCCCCAAAGGCCTGGAATTTATAATCATTGTCAATCCGGCTGGCCGGTAATCTGTCGGCAAGATCCTGTGGTAAATTGCTGTAAAGATGCTGGAGATTGTTTTTAATGATCTGTTCGTAGTTGCTCATCTTGGGGACCGCCTTTAGCCCCTTGACGGTTTTCGTTTGTTGCTTGCGGTTCAGTCGTTTTTCTGGCTATAGCCCCTACCGCCAAATGAATCGCCTGTCAAGCTCACAGCAGCTGAAAAGGTATACTCGATTTTCATTTCACCGCAAAGGCGCAGAGATCGCAGAGTTTATATTTTTTTAGCTTTTCGGTGAGAGGCCGAAAAGCTAAAATCTTTAACCTATCCCAGCTTCGAATATTGCCACTTCCTTAATTACTTAAACAAATTCTAATATAATGTGGGTGTCTGCAGCGCAGCTGCTGAAGGCTTTTCCTTTGCCGTCCTCTCAGCGGCAAAGGAAAAAATACACCAACTTTGCGTCCTCT encodes:
- a CDS encoding PAS domain S-box protein, whose protein sequence is MDKSIKMSTAILEAFEDGIYVMNQDLVVEYMNSAMIAQFGDGTGKKCHDVINQTDEKCPWCVSDEVFKGKNISREVYVPLVDKTYFMTEIPFENEDGTLLKLSIYRDITERKRREEKLRASEADFANLFEHVACGVFISSKEGKFLNANHALLDMLGYDNKDEFLNIDIANDLYVKPEERQKFKKMIEHDGRVIDWEVEFKRKDGSTIPVLLTGHVRYDQQGNVIGYEGLNIDITQRKLMERQLKEAHDFINKIIQSSPNAITATDMKGNILIWNRAAEESIGYKATDVIGKMNIQKIYPDEMARKVMQMLRSPENGGVGRLNAFPMVYMRQDGEVIEGNLSAAIIYDASGKEIATVGSFVDLKERLEMERALRRTQEQLLQSEKLAAMGRLTSQIAHELNNPLYGIMNTLELLKTEISTQSKRRKVLEMALSETVRLSELLRKMLSFSKPDQEEKQAVDVNTVLDEILLLHEKQLQENDIKIKTDFAQQLPKIKASKNQLRQVFLNLVANARDAMPKGGTLNVATSADAENIDIKIADTGVGIKEEHIKKIFDSFFTTKDSVKGVGLGLSVCYGFIKDHGGDVQVQSQEGSGTTFTITFPILQETAAEQEASAP
- a CDS encoding ferritin family protein, coding for MGKRIADILDIAIKREEEAYEFYMDIHSKVDDASVKSTLEFMAGEEKKHKAFLISYRDGHFGDKGLRMSDVVDYKIAEYLEEPEISEDSKPEDVYLVASHREARSHQFYTELANLHAEGEPRQMLLKMANEELKHKEKAEYLYSNTAFPQTSGG
- a CDS encoding universal stress protein, producing MEVTKVLWPTDFSSSSEKALPYVTSLTQKYQAEIHVLYVIEDIAHHESWYGDFDRTHVDKLMEFAEKSGTKRLEQVCEKYLDGCPLYIKHIAIGDPAQEILKLIEKEKVDMVVMASHGEKGNYRFGSVTEKVVKNSPVPVTTIPIDA
- a CDS encoding DUF3786 domain-containing protein, with amino-acid sequence MSNYEQIIKNNLQHLYSNLPQDLADRLPASRIDNDYKFQAFGENCRISPQDIQLGDKAEFGPAGIVISLYALQASEVACQLAPFRAFREMPDSMPYVGAFASNTERLLVDHIDKIEQAANRITQQFNGSQGTHADAGDFSFTVYPLPKIALNYIFYCADDDFPAAVTCLYSYNASDFLPTDALADTGEYTSRKIIELI